In Procambarus clarkii isolate CNS0578487 chromosome 5, FALCON_Pclarkii_2.0, whole genome shotgun sequence, the following are encoded in one genomic region:
- the LOC138351600 gene encoding uncharacterized protein, which produces MGMAPTIAHGMGLGSTTAHRMGKAPTIAHGMGLGSTTAHRMGMAPTIAHEMGLGSTTAHRMGMAPTIAHGMGLGSTTAHRMGMAPTIAHRMGMAPTIAHGMGLGLPVVALYLDAVDDDADDDAADDDDDDAADDDDDDDDDDDDDDDDDDDDDDDANDVKQMIARIQPQKERTR; this is translated from the exons atgggtatggcgcCCACCATagcccacgggatgggtttggggtccaccaccgcccacaggatgggtaaggcgcCCACCATAGCCCACGGGATGGGTttagggtccaccaccgcccacaggatgggtatggcgcccACCATAGCCCAcgagatgggtttggggtccaccaccgcccacaggatgggtatggcgcccACCATagcccacgggatgggtttggggtccaccaccgcccacaggatgggtatggcgcccaccatagcccacaggatgggtatggcgcccACCATAGCCCACGGGATGGGTTTAGG TCTTCCTGTTGTTGCCCTCTACCTCGACGCCGTCGACGACGACGCCGACGACGACGCcgccgacgacgacgacgacgacgccgccgacgacgacgacgacgacgacgacgacgacgacgacgacgacgacgacgacgacgacgacgacgacgacgccaACGACGTAAAACAAATGATTGCAAGAATTCAACCCCAAAAAGAACGtacaaggtaa